From candidate division KSB1 bacterium:
CGCTCTAAAAGTGCTTTTCGTCCAAGACTTGATCCGACCTTCAATCGTACATCTTTCAGCTCCAGGATGGCCGCCTGAGAAACGGGTTGTTCCACACGAAGCACCGGCGCAATGGAAAAGCGCTCCTGCGGGAAATCAGGGACGCTAACCTTAACCGCATAGGCCTGCCAATCTGAAGCTTGCGGGACCACCGCTGCGGTGCAGTTCTGAAGTTTTTTGCGGACTATATAGCTTTTCTCTTCGCCTTTATTTTTCAAATCAAAGTCAACTGAAACCCGGAAAGACGATGAGGGTGATCGCGCCTTGAACGAGATTTCCATCTTTTCTCCCGGTTGCAGCTGCAGTTGATAAGCGAACAAGTCGAAATGAACCTTGGCCTCTTGCGCCGGGAATCGGCACAAAACAGGAGGGCCATCGCAGGGTGATTTTCGAATCCGTTCACGAAAAGCCGTAATGCTCCCATACCATTCCTCCCACTCATCGATGGTAGGAATTTTAATAAAGGAATCGTTATGCTCGACGTTTTCGACGTATTCCCAACTCAGATTGGCGCCTGAAATGCCGATCGTCCATTGTGAATAAGGAAAGCTGATCGTTTCTCTTGATTGGTCGAGACTAAAGCACGGAAAAGCAACGAACCACAGAGGAAAAAGAATTTTTTTCATCGCATTTCGCTTTCTGCAGGTAAAAACTTGCTTATCTCAAACGTTTTTAAACGCTGACAGAATCTTTGACCACTCGTGGTTTACAAACCCCAATGTCAGCGGACCATGTTTCTTTTCAGCAGCTGCATCCGGCAGGCTTGAAAGCCGTCTTTTGAAACTGCAAAATCAAGGTAATATCGCATCGAAGAAAATTCAAGTCGAATTTCAACTTTTGCCGCGGCGGGGACTTTTAAAGCAGCGCAAAAAATGACGCTTCAAACGGCACACTGTTCCACAACGTCTGATTTTCAGCGCCGACGAGTATGGCGCAAAAAATCCGATTTTGCTCTTTTCAACGGCCTCTTTTAAAGCTTGCAGAACATTTGTTCAATTTTTCTGAGGAGTCTCATTCAATTGCCACAAAGTGACAGGATCGAATCTTGTATAGATGACAGCTTCCTGCACCGACTGCTGCAAGAAAGAAAAAGCCTGCGCAGGTTGCCCCGCACAGGCTCTTCTGAATTACCCCGCTCTTTTCCTATTTCACGAACTTCAGGTAGCGTTCGTTAATACGTCCCCAATGCAGGTTTTCGATAAAATGATTGATGTAATCGGCACGGTTCGGCCCGTCCTTGTGATAGTATGCATGTTCGAACACATCACAGGCGATCAGCGGAACGCCGCCCCATATCGCGCCGTATTGATGTTCATCCACAAGGACATTCAACAGACGGCGGGAGTACAAAGCGTCAAACACCAGCAGTCCCCAGCCGCTCAGCTTTGCCGCCAAAGCCGTCGCCTTGAAATCCTCTTTCCACTTTTCAAAGGATCCCCATTCTTTTTCGATGGCCTTCAGCACATCAGGCCCCTTCTTGGGATCTCCGTCGCCGCCCAAAACCTCCCAGTAAACGTCGTGCAACAGCGCACCGGAGTGATTCCAAGTCAGTCGGCGCTTCAGCTCGCCGATTTCACTGTAATTGCCGTTCGCTTTGGAACGGTCGGCGCTTTCCAAGGCTTTTTCAATGGTGTTCAGCGCCGCAACATATCCTTTGTGATGCTTATTGTAATGCCAGTCGCTGGTCTCCGGACTCATAACCGGCGCCAACAGCGTCTTGGCTTCTTCATCCGTATACGGTCTTTTTCCAACTTGCCATTCGTATGACATGCGTCTTCTCCTTATAGTTATATTTACCCAATCAAGTTTGGTCTATTTAACATTGCTTTTGCGAGTTTTATTCCTCTCAGCGACTTAACGTTTGGATTTTTGCCCGACAAATCGTAATATTATTTTGTTCGTTCTACGGAACTGAAAAGCCCCCTAGTGCGTCTAATTGCCGTCTTTAAGTTGAAAGTAAAGATGCCGCGAATTTTTCTCAGCCTCCTTTTATTGGTGATACTGCAGCTTGGTCGGTTATTCGGCGCGCCGCTGTATGAAGGCAGCGAACAAGCATTTGCCGACGCCAAGCTTCTTTTTCATCATCAGCTTCTTTATCCGGCGGAAGAGCAGCTTTCCGATTACCTGCGGATAAATAACGCGGCCCCGCATCGAGCCGAGGCAATGCTGCTTATCGGAGAGAGCCTCCTGCAGCGAGGCCAATACCTGCCTGCCGTCGAAACATTTACAACTCTGCTTCGCGAAGAATCGGCGTTAGCCCTCCGCGATCGGGCTATGTTTCGTCTCGGCGAGGCCTATGTCAAGGCAGGGCAACCGAACGAAGGCCGGCGCGTATTGGCCGACTTTATCGAAACGTTTCCCTCCAGTCCCCTTGCAGCCGACGGTCTCTATTGGTATGCGGAGGCCGCCTTTCTCGACGGCGATCCCATGACCGCACTCAAATATTTTGCCCGCGTCTATCAAAAAGACCCGAACGGCCGCCTGGCTGATTATGCGCTGTTTTCCGCAGGCTTTATTTATGAAGAACAAAAACGCTGGGATGAAGCATTGGCGGCTTATCAAAAGATCATCGATACACGGCCGCGCGGGGTGCCGGCCCGTCATGCGGCTTTCCGCATCGGCATGGCGCGCTTTGCCATGGGTGATTCTCGTGAAGCCGCCGCTCAGCTCGAGAGGGCACTCCAGCTCTATCCCGACGATCCTGTCGCAGTTGAAGCCCGCTTTTTCCTCGGCGAATGTTATCATCAACTCGGACAGTATGCGCGCGCATCAAGTGCTTATCGCGCTGTCCCCGCCGACCATCCGTTGGCCGATGACGCCCAATACGCCGTCGGTTGGGTGCTTTATCGCCAAGGGGAATATCGTCAGGCCGAAGCCGCCTTTCAGCGGGCAGCCGACATGAGCCGTGAACCGGAGCTGATCGCCGCCGCTCTTTTCCAGGCCGCTCAGTGTCGCCTGCAGCGCGGCGAGGAAAGCGGAACCGTCGAACTGCTGCAGCAGGTTGCCGAGCGTTATCCCAAAGCACGCAAAGCTTCGGAAGCTCTCTATCAAATCGGCATCGTTCACTTCCGCCAAGGCCGTTATGCCGAAGCGCGGCAGCACTTTGCCCGATTGGCGGAGAGAGCTGAAACAGATGAGATCGGCGGTAGAGGCCTTCTGATGATCGGCGAAGCACACCTTGCCGAAGGCAACGAAAAAGCCGCTGAAGAGGCTTTTCGCAGCCTACTCGAGGCCGCCGAAGCCTCCGAACTGCGCAGCCATGCCCTCTTTAGGCTGGGATGGTTAAGCTTTAAAAACGGCGACTATGTCAAAGCTGAAGAGCGTTTTGACGCTGTTTTAAGCCGTTATCCGCAAAGCGCGTCGGCGGAGCAGGCGCTGTTCTGGAAAGCCGAGGCGCTCTACAAGACCGGCAAATATGCGCAAGCCTATGAGCATTACCGGCGTTTCATTGGCCGTTATCCGAAATCGGCGCGGTTGACCGAAGCCTATTACGGTCTCGGCTATTCGGCGCAGCCGCTGGGCAAATTTACCGAAGCCTCGCAGGCTTTTGCCAAAGCGCGCGACGCCAAATCGCCGCTGGCCGTGGATGCGGCGCTGAGGGAGGCCGACGCGCTGTTCAACGCCCGCGCTTTTGACCGCGCCAAGCAGGCTTACCGCAATGTCCTCCAATCTGCCGCCGACGCCTCCATCAAGGCGGAGGCGCTATACCAAATCGGCATGTGCGATTATCGACAGGAGCAGTTTGCAGAAGCGCGCCGCTCCTTTCAAGCCGCAGCAACAAGTTATCCGAAAAGTTCTTGGGCGCCGCAGGCGCTGATGATGAGCGGACGTTCCCTGTTCCGCATGGGAAATTATGACGGCGCTGCCGAGGATTTACACAGTCTGATCAGTCGTTATCCCGACAGTGAGTGGGTCGATGACGCCTTGTACCTGATCGGCGACTGCCGCTACAATGCCGGCCGTTACGACGAGGCGATCCGATATTATCAAAAAGTGGTAAACGACTTTCCGAACAGCGAGTTG
This genomic window contains:
- a CDS encoding tetratricopeptide repeat protein, coding for MPRIFLSLLLLVILQLGRLFGAPLYEGSEQAFADAKLLFHHQLLYPAEEQLSDYLRINNAAPHRAEAMLLIGESLLQRGQYLPAVETFTTLLREESALALRDRAMFRLGEAYVKAGQPNEGRRVLADFIETFPSSPLAADGLYWYAEAAFLDGDPMTALKYFARVYQKDPNGRLADYALFSAGFIYEEQKRWDEALAAYQKIIDTRPRGVPARHAAFRIGMARFAMGDSREAAAQLERALQLYPDDPVAVEARFFLGECYHQLGQYARASSAYRAVPADHPLADDAQYAVGWVLYRQGEYRQAEAAFQRAADMSREPELIAAALFQAAQCRLQRGEESGTVELLQQVAERYPKARKASEALYQIGIVHFRQGRYAEARQHFARLAERAETDEIGGRGLLMIGEAHLAEGNEKAAEEAFRSLLEAAEASELRSHALFRLGWLSFKNGDYVKAEERFDAVLSRYPQSASAEQALFWKAEALYKTGKYAQAYEHYRRFIGRYPKSARLTEAYYGLGYSAQPLGKFTEASQAFAKARDAKSPLAVDAALREADALFNARAFDRAKQAYRNVLQSAADASIKAEALYQIGMCDYRQEQFAEARRSFQAAATSYPKSSWAPQALMMSGRSLFRMGNYDGAAEDLHSLISRYPDSEWVDDALYLIGDCRYNAGRYDEAIRYYQKVVNDFPNSELADDAVIAVQQAAMQSGDIDQAMAAVDALVTNMSSADKAAAILHSKAEFAFNMQQYEKALAEWRRMLREYPDSKSAENANFHIGECFAAMNDANAALAAFQEQVERYPSASATPMALLRLGELYAAQNSPDRAAAAWQTLVDRYPDSSPASQALYRLSLLHGHEGRREQARQAIDRLEKSSDETARQLAQIGRARLYLQQGNYETAAALLKNLLAGAEKEIAAEAQFLLGETLRLQKDYKGAITEYLKVKYLYPGQTTWAARAVFEAGRCNEELQRWDEARRLYQSILREYSSEKQVADQAQQRLEQLVGR
- a CDS encoding superoxide dismutase — encoded protein: MSYEWQVGKRPYTDEEAKTLLAPVMSPETSDWHYNKHHKGYVAALNTIEKALESADRSKANGNYSEIGELKRRLTWNHSGALLHDVYWEVLGGDGDPKKGPDVLKAIEKEWGSFEKWKEDFKATALAAKLSGWGLLVFDALYSRRLLNVLVDEHQYGAIWGGVPLIACDVFEHAYYHKDGPNRADYINHFIENLHWGRINERYLKFVK